A single genomic interval of Electrophorus electricus isolate fEleEle1 chromosome 2, fEleEle1.pri, whole genome shotgun sequence harbors:
- the plxnb2a gene encoding plexin-B2a — protein MAWRCVAALTVLLCIGHSSCDQPRPQFSSDSDINTVVQDVRTGRIYLGAVNAIYQLDTGLRKESMAVTGPKKDHPSCTPPITAQCTEATETDNINKLLLVNGASGTLVACGSIFRGICALLNLSCVEQQVYYSDAKGEKTYVATTDKTVAVVGVISHFIKDGQKLSVFLVGKGYSGSDGSKLISTRLLQEQPNMDMFENVMETSTVQTSLYVQRYQHDFRHAFAHGGHIYFLFSRAANVGESRRATFAVRLCENDDHYYSYTELQLNCSAGTEKVYNRLRAVHVAAPGRVLARRLGLNESDVANRVLFAVFGSDDEVASSALCIYPLSSIDRRLEEVIESCYRGELLSDGKPKTVYSPYSNDAICKTKREQKNIVKQYPCGAEFLPSPLASRAEFALTATPSYFRQSELTSVAVSVKHNHTVAFLGTSLGEVFKVHLANQSEAYGKIPGDGADGPVNRNMFFDSSSAHLFITTSRKITKVPVQTCEQKKDCGSCVQQHDPYCGWCVLQGRCTIKEDCRRGEEKNTWLWSPNHQCVTIKAFQPPHLSCKKTQQVEIDVPALPSIVDGRLKCIIGAFRSGAVMQGSKVTCGLPNPIDIPPTPKTQDFVTVPVKLVVDDTIEVAASEFKFYNCTAVVQKAANTPCSVCVKSEWRCQWNMQTHTCGDLDDPHINLHEPDGCPRFENPEPALIPVGFKIPISFHGKNLEQYRGKSFQIGTELMKQVGEVFVEEGMFNFEGYEFTYNKMPEVNVTFYVKEKGTEKKIDSTLQVGLYNCSVGREDCSLCKNADEKYNCVWCDTTRSCIYQKLCPKELRLCPSPSITDIVPRYGPTSGQIQVTIKGSNLGMKKEDIKRIVVAGVPCKHMAEKYSVSTSIVCEVGPLRKPPVDVLSPPNPQGPVEVEVEGDRRGVSNVLFTYRDPVPETVHPTKGPAGGGTVITISGQHLDTATKDDISVTVGTVPCELLVFGPHITCRTGPYKGSQIPSDPLRVTVKYGTNMSVEVPAFTYAANPKVTDYFPRASFVCGGRRVTVVGLGFDLVQTATMRVLPSTDEFNVQSGNAEFVQEAISKNDTALEFLSPAVNKMFSSFRTVLQLDNFQKNLTTFEYHPDPTFFNLTNKAITAGSIIIINGQGLSKAMTVQEAQAFVGDEPCNITILQDDKLFLVAPLNPPKSRSRRQRRDASAETMELVIKFGNGEWNVGTVHYEKKNEVPLYIIIPAVILPMLIFIAVSVYCYRRKSQQAEREYEKVKHQLESLEESVRDRCKKEFTDLMIEMEDHTSDMSEARIPFLDYKTYTNRVFFLPSKDGANDVMITGKLDIPEKRRAIVDQALNQFSNLLNSKTFLINFIRTLESRPEFNARSKVYFASLLTVALHGKLEYYTDIMRTLLLELMEEHVHSKNPKLMLRRSETVVERMLCNWMSICLYQFLKDSVGEPLYKLFKAIKHQVEKGPVDSALKKAKYTLNDTGLLGDDVEYCVLTLQVLVHGEGPDVTPVKVLNCDTISQVKEKIIEQVYRNLPYSQRPTVDSVALEWRPGSTGQILSDLDLTSQKEGRWKRLNTLAHYNVRDNATLVLSRVLHTQQSFDQNQDSHEERSALLEDDKVFHLVRPAEELDEIKSKRGSMKDKATTKAITEIYLTRLLSMKGTLQQFVDDFFRSVLCSGTAVPPAVKYFFDFLDEQAHKHDNVDEETIHIWKTNSLPLRFWVNILKNPHFIFDVHVTEVVDASLSVIAQTFMDACTKSEHKLSRESPSNKLLYAKEISTYKKMVDDYYKGIRQMVPVSDQDMNTHLAEISRSHTDQLNTQVALHQLYRYASKYYDGIISSLEEDPAAQSKQLTLRLQQIAAALENKVTDL, from the exons atgGCGTGGCGGTGCGTGGCAGCCCTTACAGTGCTGCTGTGCATTGGCCACTCCTCCTGCGATCAACCTCGTCCCCAGTTCTCCTCAGACTCTGACATCAACACAGTGGTCCAGGATGTTCGCACAGGCCGCATCTACCTGGGCGCAGTCAACGCCATCTACCAGCTGGACACGGGCTTGCGCAAAGAGAGCATGGCCGTCACAGGTCCAAAGAAGGACCACCCAAGCTGCACGCCGCCAATCACGGCGCAGTGCACAGAggcaacagaaacagacaataTCAACAAGCTGCTCCTGGTGAACGGAGCCAGCGGCACTCTGGTGGCATGTGGCAGCATATTCCGTGGCATCTGTGCATTGCTGAACCTGAGCTGCGTGGAGCAGCAGGTTTACTACAGTGACGCCAAGGGCGAGAAGACCTACGTAGCCACCACAGACAAGACCGTGGCTGTGGTCGGCGTGATCTCGCACTTCATCAAGGACGGCCAGAAGCTGAGCGTCTTCCTGGTGGGGAAAGGCTACAGCGGCTCGGACGGCTCCAAGCTGATCAGCACGCGCCTCCTGCAGGAACAACCCAACATGGACATGTTTGAGAATGTAATGGAGACGTCTACGGTACAGACCAGCCTGTACGTGCAGCGCTACCAGCATGACTTCCGCCACGCCTTTGCGCACGGAGGCCACATCTACTTCCTGTTCTCGCGTGCTGCTAACGTGGGCGAGAGTAGACGGGCCACCTTTGCCGTGCGCCTCTGTGAGAATGACGACCACTACTATTCGTACACAGAGCTGCAGCTCAACTGCAGCGCCGGGACAGAGAAAGTCTACAACCGGCTGCGCGCAGTGCACGTAGCAGCGCCTGGCCGCGTGCTGGCCCGCCGCCTTGGGCTCAATGAGTCAGACGTTGCTAACCGGGTGCTGTTCGCTGTCTTTGGATCGGACGATGAGGTGGCCAGCTCGGCACTCTGCATCTACCCTCTCAGCAGCATCGACCGCCGGCTCGAAGAGGTCATCGAATCCTGCTACCGCGGTGAGCTCCTGTCTGATGGCAAGCCCAAAACTGTCTACTCGCCGTACTCCAATGATGCCATTTGCAAAACTAAGCGAGAG CAAAAAAACATTGTAAAGCAGTACCCATGTGGAGCAGAGTTCCTACCCTCTCCCTTGGCCAGTAGGGCAGAGTTTGCCCTGACTGCCACACCCTCCTACTTCCGCCAGAGCGAACTGACCTCCGTGGCCGTGTCTGTGAAGCACAACCACACCGTGGCCTTCCTGGGCACCAGCCTGGGTGAGGTGTTCAAG GTGCATCTGGCCAACCAGTCTGAAGCCTATGGCAAAATTCCTGGAGATGGTGCTGATGGTCCAGtaaacagaaacatgtttttcGACTCCAGCTCGGCCCATCTGTTCATTACTACCTCCAGAAAG ATCACCAAGGTCCCCGTGCAGACGTGCGAGCAGAAGAAGGACTGCGGGTCCTGTGTGCAGCAGCATGACCCTTACTGCGGCTGGTGCGTGCTGCAGGGCAG ATGCACCATAAAGGAGGactgcaggagaggagaggagaagaacacTTGGCTGTGGAGTCCCAACCATCAGTGCGTGACCATCAAGGCCTTCCAGCCTCCACACCTCAGCTGCAAGAAGACCCAGCAG GTGGAGATCGATGTCCCCGCCCTCCCCAGCATTGTGGATGGTCGGCTGAAGTGTATAATTGGTGCTTTCCGGAGCGGCGCGGTCATGCAGGGCAGCAAGGTCACCTGCGGTCTCCCAAACCCCATAGACATACCACCCACACCCAAGACCCAAG ACTTCGTGACCGTGCCAGTGAAGCTGGTAGTGGACGACACCATCGAGGTGGCGGCCAGCGAGTTCAAGTTCTACAACTGCACCGCCGTCGTCCAGAAGGCAGCAAACACACC gtgctctgtgtgcgtgaAAAGCGAGTGGCGCTGCCAGTGGAACATGCAGACGCACACCTGCGGCGACCTGGACGATCCTCACATCAACCTTCACGAG CCTGACGGATGTCCTCGGTTCGAGAACCCTGAGCCAGCGCTCATTCCCGTGGGGTTCAAAATCCCCATCAGCTTTCATGGCAAGAATTTGGAGCAGTACAGG GGTAAAAGCTTCCAGATTGGCACTGAACTCATGAAGCAGGTGGGCGAAGTGTTCGTTGAAGAAGGAATGTTCAACTTCGAGGGTTATGAG TTTACTTACAACAAGATGCCCGAGGTGAACGTGACTTTCTACGTGAAGGAAAAGGGAACAGAGAAGAAGATTGACAGCACCCTGCAGG TGGGGCTGTATAATTGCTCAGTGGGCCGAGAGGACTGCAGCCTGTGTAAGAACGCCGATGAGAAATACAATTGTGTGTGGTGCGACACTACGCGCTCCTGTATCTACCAAAAGCTCTGCCCCAAGGAGCTTCGTCTGTGCCCTTCTCCCAGCATCACAGAC attgTGCCGCGGTATGGGCCGACAAGCGGCCAAATCCAGGTCACCATAAAAGGCTCCAACCTGGGCATGAAGAAGGAGGACATCAAGAGGATCGTGGTGGCAGGGGTCCCATGTAAGCACATGGCGGAAAAGTACTCCGTCTCCACCAG TattgtgtgtgaggttgggCCCCTGCGAAAGCCCCCTGTGGATGTGCTGAGTCCCCCCAACCCACAGGGCcctgtggaggtggaggtggagggggacAGGAGGGGTGTGTCAAACGTCCTCTTCACGTACAGG GACCCCGTTCCTGAGACAGTGCATCCCACAAAAGGGCCCGCAGGTGGGGGGACGGTCATCACCATCTCGGGCCAGCACCTGGACACAGCTACAAAAGATGACATCAGCGTCACCGTGGGGACTGTGCCCTGTGAACT GCTCGTCTTTGGACCCCACATCACATGTAGGACAGGCCCATACAAAGGCAGCCAGATTCCTTCCGATCCGCTCAGAGTCACGGTTAAGTATGGCACAAACATGTCCGTAGAAGTGCCGGCCTTCACCTACGCGGCCAACCCCAAGGTCACGGACTATTTCCCCAGGGCCAGTTTTGTGTG TGGAGGCAGGAGGGTGACTGTGGTGGGGTTGGGCTTTGACCTGGTCCAGACAGCCACCATGCGAGTGCTGCCCTCTACTGATGAATTCAACGTGCAGTCCGGCAATGCTGAG TTTGTGCAGGAGGCTATCAGTAAGAATGACACAGCCCTAGAGTTCCTCTCCCCAGCAGTGAACAAGATGTTTTCATCCTTCCGGACCGTTCTACAACTAGACAACTTCCAGAAGAACCTGACTACCTTTGAGTATCACCCTGATCCCACCTTCTTCAACCTGACCAACAAAGCCATCACTGCAGGcagtatcatcatcatcaat GGTCAGGGGCTGTCTAAGGCCATGACTGTCCAAGAAGCACAGGCGTTCGTCGGGGACGAGCCCTGCAACATCACCATCCTGCAGGATGACAAGCTGTTCCTGGTGGCACCACTTAACCCGCCCAAGTCACGCTCCCGACGCCAGCGCAGGGATGCTAGCGCTGAGACCATGGAGCTGGTG attAAGTTTGGCAATGGCGAGTGGAACGTGGGCACTGTGCACTATGAGAAGAAGAACGAGGTTCCACTTTACATCATCATCCCAGCTGTCATCTTGCCCATGCTGATCTTCATCGCCGTGTCTGTCTACTGCTACAG gcgAAAGAGtcagcaggcagagagagagtatgaaaAAGTGAAACACCAGCTGGAGAGTCTGGAGGAGAGTGTGCGGGACCGCTGTAAGAAGGAGTTCACAG ACCTGATGATCGAGATGGAAGACCACACCAGTGATATGAGTGAGGCACGGATCCCCTTCCTGGACTACAAGACCTACACGAACCGTGTCTTCTTCCTGCCCTCCAAGGACGGCGCTAATGATGTCATGATCACAGGCAAGCTGGACATCCCAGAAAAGCGGCGGGCCATCGTGGACCAAGCACTCAACCAGTTTTCCAACCTACTCAACAGCAAGACCTTCCTGATCAAT TTCATCCGCACACTGGAGAGCCGGCCAGAGTTCAACGCCCGCAGCAAGGTGTACTTTGCCTCGCTGCTCACCGTGGCCCTGCACGGAAAGCTAGAGTACTACACCGACATCATGAGGACGCTGCTGCTCGAGCTCATGGAGGAGCATGTGCACAGCAAGAACCCCAAGCTGATGCTACGCAG GTCGGAGACAGTCGTCGAGAGGATGCTGTGTAATTGGATGTCCATTTGCCTCTACCAGTTCCTCAAG GACTCAGTCGGCGAGCCGCTATACAAGCTCTTTAAAGCTATAAAGCACCAGGTGGAAAAGGGGCCAGTGGACAGTGCGCTGAAGAAGGCGAAGTACACCCTGAATGACACAGGCCTGCTGGGAGACGACGTGGAGTACTGCGTCCTG ACTCTGCAGGTGCTGGTCCACGGTGAAGGCCCCGACGTGACCCCCGTGAAAGTACTGAACTGCGACACCATCTCCCAGGTGAAGGAGAAGATCATTGAGCAGGTGTACCGCAACCTGCCCTACTCCCAGAGACCCACCGTGGACAGCGTCGCTCTCG AGTGGCGCCCTGGCTCAACTGGGCAGATTTTGTCTGACCTGGACTTGACTTCGCAGAAGGAAGGCAGATGGAAACGCCTCAACACTCTGGCCCATTACAAT GTTAGAGACAATGCCACTCTGGTATTGTCCAGAGTCCTACATACTCAACAGTCTTTCGACCAGAACCAGGACAGCCATGAAGAGA GAAGCGCTCTGCTCGAGGACGACAAGGTCTTCCACCTGGTTAGGCCAGCGGAAGAGCTGGACGAGATAAAATCCAAGAGAGGCAGCATGAAGGACAAGGCAACCACCAAAGCCATCACTGAGATCTACTTGACCAGGCTGCTTTCCATGAAG GGCACGCTGCAGCAGTTTGTTGACGATTTCTTTCGTAGCGTTCTGTGTTCGGGGACAGCCGTCCCCCCAGCCGTGAAGTACTTCTTCGACTTCCTGGATGAGCAGGCCCACAAACACGACAATGTGGACGAGGAGACCATCCACATATGGAAGACTAACAG